One part of the Alligator mississippiensis isolate rAllMis1 chromosome 3, rAllMis1, whole genome shotgun sequence genome encodes these proteins:
- the LOC102563798 gene encoding stimulated by retinoic acid gene 6 protein-like isoform X2 gives MPKCAIILVLSFLERRVNRRPIDENLHLLDGRFGIVIPLDFVGTFTNRWSFGFAFGATANKVMFLFSEGYLSWRVPKWAQAIVLLVGGIEVGLSYFPLFACLSTDFQVVGSALGFSYTFIWFVVAVACIVQCPHGQVVGEYEKILFYWPSLLCLVFLLGQFVHMFVKGMRAHLHQEVPKEDKRFLEAHLAQHVKQLFQKLPQQQAQKSWFQRKVYEWDPCFRFPGRMICTSVLSLICLYIFIIIEFYIYKHVSHELEILEGSFEELGASINTSEVLKPAVLKMKELINVTQGAWIFTIFSALLTCVSYVFHILACYRKHMKRLWAGKKDFLPLMSRHPSSSQSVAAIARYSGWQIAYILWGYLIIHVVQCLFGVLIVYSFVLPIKHGHGLEMAKGLGIGALTIGIVIGFMILQIQIAASFFLQPKIRPEDKQKPLALNNRKAFHNFNYFLFFYNVLLGLGACLFRLLCSFILGTWLIARIDRTIMQKGYEAADIGFKTWIGMIFMDHHHTNPTLLSFCHILLTRNTEKKLHRSTKYSYFKNASESKVSNTTKTRWLLLYTLLNNSQLAALRKHKLQSSSRNASQNCRT, from the exons ATGCCAAAG TGTGCCATCATTTTGGTGCTTTCCTTCCTGGAAAGAAGAGTGAACAGGAGGCCGATAGATGAGAATTTGCATCTCCTCGATGGGCGCTTCGGAATTGTGAT CCCGTTGGACTTTGTTGGGACGTTCACCAACCGATGGTCATTTGGTTTTGCATTTGGAGCTACTGCCAATAAGGTTATGTTCCTGTTCTCGGAGGGTTACCTGTCATGGCGCGTGCCCAAATGGGCCCAAG CCATCGTGCTCCTGGTGGGGGGCATTGAAGTGGGTCTCTCCTATTTCCCCCTCTTCGCCTGCCTCTCGACAGATTTCCAGGTCGTAGGGTCGGCGCTGGGATTCTCCTATACTTTCATTTG GTTCGTAGTCGCAGTTGCATGCATTGTTcagtgcccacatggacaa GTGGTTGGAGAATATGAGAAGATACTTTTTTATTGGCCTTCCCTCTTGTGCCTGGTCTTCTTGTTGGGCCAGTTTGTGCACATGTTTGTGAAAGGCATGAGGGCTCACTTACACCAGGAGGTGCCAAAG GAGGACAAACGTTTCCTGGAGGCACATCTGGCCCAGCATGTCAAGCAGCTATTCCAGAAGCTCCCACAGCA GCAGGCTCAGAAATCTTGGTTCCAGCGGAAAGTGTATGAATGGGACCCATGCTTCCGGTTCCCTGGAAGAATGATCTGCACTTCTGTGCTGTCCTTAATCTGCCTGTACATT TTTATCATTATTGAGTTTTACATTTACAAACATGTCTCTCATGAACTGGAGATACTGGAGGGGAGTTTTGAGGAACTTGGTGCTTCCATCAATACCTCAGAAGTACTTAAACCAGCTGTCCTGAAGATGAAAGAGCTTATTAATGTCACCCAAG GTGCTTGGATTTTCACTATTTTCTCTGCCTTGCTGACATGCGTGAGCTACGTGTTTCACATCTTAGCCTGCTACAG AAAACACATGAAGCGACTGTGGGCTGGAAAGAAAGATTTCCTTCCATTGATGTCACGCCATCCTTCTTCTTCTCAGAGTGTT GCAGCCATAGCAAGATACTCTGGTTGGCAAATTGCATACATCCTATGGG GATACCTGATAATCCATGTTGTGCAGTGCCTGTTTGGCGTCCTAATTGTATACAGTTTTGTTCTACCAATAAAGCATGGCCACGGACTGGAAATGGCAAAAGGCTTGGGAATCGGCGC ACTCACCATTGGGATTGTCATAGGGTTCATGATATTGCAGATCCAGATTGCTGCAAGCTTCTTCCTTCAGCCAAAGATCAGGCCAGAAGATAAGCAGAAGCCGTTAGCACTCAATAACAG gAAAGCTTTCCACAACTTCAATTACTTTCTGTTCTTCTACAATgtgctcctgggcctgggggcttgTTTGTTCCGCCTCCTTTGTAGTTTCATCCTGGGGACCTGGCTGATTGCACGGATAGACAGGACAATCATGCAGAAAGGGTATGAAGCTGCTGACATAG GGTTCAAGACATGGATTGGCATGATATTTATGGACCACCACCATACCAACCCCACCCTCCTTAGCTTCTGTCACATTCTCCTGACCAGGAACACTGAGAAGAAATTACACAGATCAACCAAATACAGTTACTTCAAAAATGCATCAG AATCCAAAGTGTCGAACACAACGAAGACAAGGTGGCTGCTGCTCTACACTCTCCTGAACAACTCTCAGCTCGCTGCACTCAGGAAGCATAAACTGCAGTCCAGCTCCAGGAACGCCTCACAGAATTGCCGAACCTAA
- the LOC102563798 gene encoding stimulated by retinoic acid gene 6 protein-like isoform X1, whose translation MLSAEAGSWQKNVTCESSIDMELFLHYSLIPSCAIILVLSFLERRVNRRPIDENLHLLDGRFGIVIPLDFVGTFTNRWSFGFAFGATANKVMFLFSEGYLSWRVPKWAQAIVLLVGGIEVGLSYFPLFACLSTDFQVVGSALGFSYTFIWFVVAVACIVQCPHGQVVGEYEKILFYWPSLLCLVFLLGQFVHMFVKGMRAHLHQEVPKEDKRFLEAHLAQHVKQLFQKLPQQQAQKSWFQRKVYEWDPCFRFPGRMICTSVLSLICLYIFIIIEFYIYKHVSHELEILEGSFEELGASINTSEVLKPAVLKMKELINVTQGAWIFTIFSALLTCVSYVFHILACYRKHMKRLWAGKKDFLPLMSRHPSSSQSVAAIARYSGWQIAYILWGYLIIHVVQCLFGVLIVYSFVLPIKHGHGLEMAKGLGIGALTIGIVIGFMILQIQIAASFFLQPKIRPEDKQKPLALNNRKAFHNFNYFLFFYNVLLGLGACLFRLLCSFILGTWLIARIDRTIMQKGYEAADIGFKTWIGMIFMDHHHTNPTLLSFCHILLTRNTEKKLHRSTKYSYFKNASESKVSNTTKTRWLLLYTLLNNSQLAALRKHKLQSSSRNASQNCRT comes from the exons atgCTTTCTGCAGAAGCTGG GAGCTGGCAGAAAAATGTTACTTGTGAGAGTTCGATAGACATGGAGCTATTTCTACATTATTCCCTTATTCCATCA TGTGCCATCATTTTGGTGCTTTCCTTCCTGGAAAGAAGAGTGAACAGGAGGCCGATAGATGAGAATTTGCATCTCCTCGATGGGCGCTTCGGAATTGTGAT CCCGTTGGACTTTGTTGGGACGTTCACCAACCGATGGTCATTTGGTTTTGCATTTGGAGCTACTGCCAATAAGGTTATGTTCCTGTTCTCGGAGGGTTACCTGTCATGGCGCGTGCCCAAATGGGCCCAAG CCATCGTGCTCCTGGTGGGGGGCATTGAAGTGGGTCTCTCCTATTTCCCCCTCTTCGCCTGCCTCTCGACAGATTTCCAGGTCGTAGGGTCGGCGCTGGGATTCTCCTATACTTTCATTTG GTTCGTAGTCGCAGTTGCATGCATTGTTcagtgcccacatggacaa GTGGTTGGAGAATATGAGAAGATACTTTTTTATTGGCCTTCCCTCTTGTGCCTGGTCTTCTTGTTGGGCCAGTTTGTGCACATGTTTGTGAAAGGCATGAGGGCTCACTTACACCAGGAGGTGCCAAAG GAGGACAAACGTTTCCTGGAGGCACATCTGGCCCAGCATGTCAAGCAGCTATTCCAGAAGCTCCCACAGCA GCAGGCTCAGAAATCTTGGTTCCAGCGGAAAGTGTATGAATGGGACCCATGCTTCCGGTTCCCTGGAAGAATGATCTGCACTTCTGTGCTGTCCTTAATCTGCCTGTACATT TTTATCATTATTGAGTTTTACATTTACAAACATGTCTCTCATGAACTGGAGATACTGGAGGGGAGTTTTGAGGAACTTGGTGCTTCCATCAATACCTCAGAAGTACTTAAACCAGCTGTCCTGAAGATGAAAGAGCTTATTAATGTCACCCAAG GTGCTTGGATTTTCACTATTTTCTCTGCCTTGCTGACATGCGTGAGCTACGTGTTTCACATCTTAGCCTGCTACAG AAAACACATGAAGCGACTGTGGGCTGGAAAGAAAGATTTCCTTCCATTGATGTCACGCCATCCTTCTTCTTCTCAGAGTGTT GCAGCCATAGCAAGATACTCTGGTTGGCAAATTGCATACATCCTATGGG GATACCTGATAATCCATGTTGTGCAGTGCCTGTTTGGCGTCCTAATTGTATACAGTTTTGTTCTACCAATAAAGCATGGCCACGGACTGGAAATGGCAAAAGGCTTGGGAATCGGCGC ACTCACCATTGGGATTGTCATAGGGTTCATGATATTGCAGATCCAGATTGCTGCAAGCTTCTTCCTTCAGCCAAAGATCAGGCCAGAAGATAAGCAGAAGCCGTTAGCACTCAATAACAG gAAAGCTTTCCACAACTTCAATTACTTTCTGTTCTTCTACAATgtgctcctgggcctgggggcttgTTTGTTCCGCCTCCTTTGTAGTTTCATCCTGGGGACCTGGCTGATTGCACGGATAGACAGGACAATCATGCAGAAAGGGTATGAAGCTGCTGACATAG GGTTCAAGACATGGATTGGCATGATATTTATGGACCACCACCATACCAACCCCACCCTCCTTAGCTTCTGTCACATTCTCCTGACCAGGAACACTGAGAAGAAATTACACAGATCAACCAAATACAGTTACTTCAAAAATGCATCAG AATCCAAAGTGTCGAACACAACGAAGACAAGGTGGCTGCTGCTCTACACTCTCCTGAACAACTCTCAGCTCGCTGCACTCAGGAAGCATAAACTGCAGTCCAGCTCCAGGAACGCCTCACAGAATTGCCGAACCTAA